One Rickettsia canadensis str. McKiel genomic window, GGTAAAGCAGGCGTAGCGGTTTTTAGGATTTCCGGTCCTAAAAGCTTAGAAGTGTTGCAGCTACTTACCGGGAGAAAGGACTTTAAATCGAGATTAATGTATTATCAACAAATTACTTTCCCTGAGAGCGGCGAACTAATTGATAATGCTATGGTAGTTTATTTTAAGTCACCAGGTAGCTTTACAGGTGAAGACGTAGCAGAGATTTATACGCATGGTAGTAAAGCTATTTCTATAATGCTTATTAATGCATTGTTAAATATACCGAATATTCGTTTAGCGGAAGCTGGAGAATTTACCAAAAGAGCTTTTTTAAATAATAAGTTTGATTTAACGGCTGCTGAAGGAATAGCTGATTTAATTAATGCTGAAACTATTATGCAGCATAGGCAAGCAATTAGACAAGCAGGTGGGGCTCTTGAAGAATTATATAATAATTGGCGAGAACAGTTACTTCAAATTATCTCTTTACTTGAGGCTTATATAGATTTTCCTGATGAAGATATACCGGATAGCATCCTTAACAAGGTTAATAACACTCATACAAACCTTATAAATGAAATATCTAATTATCTTAACGACAATAGACGAGGAGAACTACTAAATAGCGGTCTTAAGCTTGCAATTATCGGACCGCCGAATGCAGGTAAGTCTAGCCTACTAAACTTCTTAATGCAAAGAGATATAGCAATTGTCTCAAATATCGCAGGCACTACTAGAGATATAATTGAGGGCCATTTAGACATTGGCGGCTATCCTATTATTTTGCAAGATACAGCAGGTATAAGAGAAGAAAGTAGCGACATTATAGAGCAAGAAGGTATAAAAAGAGCTATAAATTCAGCTAAAACAGCGGATATCAAAATTATTATGTTTGATGCTGAGAAATTAGATTCATCTATAAATGAAGGTATTATAGATTTAATTGATGAAAATACTATCATTATAATCAATAAAATCGATTTAATTGAACCGAGCAAAATATTTTTAATTGAAGATAAATATAAATGCTTAAGGGTTTCAATTAAGAATAATATAGCCTTAAACGATATATTGAAAAATATTGAAAATATTGCCGAAAATATGGCAGGATTTACTGAAACACCTTACATAACAAATCAACGTCATCGTCATTATTTAAAACAAGGTCTTACCTATTTAAAAAATTTCACTCTAGATAATGATTTAGTCCTAGCAACTGAAGATATTAGAATGACTGTACGCTGCATCGGTACTATTACAGGCGTTATTAATGTGAACGAAATACTAGGCGAGATCTTTAAAAATTTCTGCATAGGGAAATGATTTTTCTGCTGTCACCCCCGTGATCAAGTCATGGGGTGACAGAGGGAAAATTGATCCATACAAGCAAACCTTCTGCAGGAAGAATATAAAAGTCCAACCACAATAACTACTCTCAAATCCTATTTTTATATATTAGTTTATTTTTCTCTTGACAAAAATATTAACATACTTTAGAAACCACGTTTCATGGTTTTATTAATTTAAATTGAAGGAGTAGTATTATGGCACCTGTATTAAATATAAATTTAAAATGTTTCATGCCTATATTTACAAATGAAATGGTGAGTAGCTTACCTGGAAATACAAAGCATATTATTTATAAGTTAGGCAATACTATACTTTCATCAGTATATAATACTGTTGCAGGAAGTTTTACTAATGGTTATTTAGTTGAGCATATAAAATGTAATTGGGCAGGAATCTTTAATCATTTAGCAAAAGTACATAATGATTTATCAGTAGTAACTCAACAATGTACAGAGATTAAAATCCCTATAAAGTCTATTGTTACTTATGGAAACAGTACTAGTGTTATTTTAGAAGAAGGCAAACACTTACTTCAAAACGTTAGCCTAGTAGAGTTAAAGGAATGCACTACTACCGAAGGTGAAGCCATTCTACAAGAGCATAATACCAAAATGCTTGTTAATAATTTGAGAGATATTTTAAATCATTTGGAAATAACTTTGAACAATGCTCAAGCAGTAGGAGAAAACATTTTTAATTTATTGAATATACCAGTCAAATTCACTACTGATAATCTTAAGATTATTCTAGAGGATTTCAACATAACTTTGGATGATATATCACCTAGAGAAGTAGGGAAAAACATTTTAGATCTAATAAATAAACCTTTCACTGAGGCAACCACTCCCACTACCACTACAGCAAGCCCTAACGATGATACAAATGGCAATGAATCGTGGGGTTATGTTATTGGAGCAGTAGGATTTATAGCAGCCTCATTGATGTTAGCTAAATATGGATGGGATTGGTATAAGGAAAGAACTAATAATAAAGAATTCGCACAACTAGAATATGGAAATTTAAAATATCAAATTTTAAATTCTAATAAAGATATATTAGATACGATTTTTAAAATTAAAGATTTAGATGATATAATTAAAATGTTAGATAAATTAGAGAATACTGATTGGTGTACACGAATAAATAATAAAAGTATAATAACATTAACTTCACAAGACTACGATTTAGTAGGTCTAAAAACAACAATGGAAAATTTAAACCAAGAATTTAAAAATTTAAATTCTTTAGATAAAATATTCTCTAATATATGTTCTCTAGGCAAGATACTGAATAACATATATTCTTTTATAAAGCCTAGTGTTAATAACTGTCTTACTAATAATCCTATTATACCGTATAAAATAACAATAAAAACCTTTGAAGAGATATTGCAAAGTATTAGAAATCTAGAAAATAATAAAATTAGTATTAAAGAGCAATTTCCTCTTTATGAAGATAGTTTTCAGCAACTATTTAGTATGTTACCAATTGAGAATACCTATGCTGAGTATACACATGAAGATACTTTTTTAATAGGGGAGTCAAGCTCAGGTGTGTAAGTTGCTCAGATTCAGTATAATTAAGACCTTATTGCATGGATTTAAAGTAAGTTTATATAAAAAATGATACTCGAAATAGCAAAACACTATTTCGTGGTGTCGCAGCCTCTACAAAAAGTGAGAACATCGCTCACAAAACCAATGGAATCCTTGACTTCATGTCACGGTCGGGAATATGTTAGACATATCCAGAGTTTAAAGTATTACTTTGAGCTTAAAACCTAGCGTAACTCACTTTTTGCAGTTTTCAACCTCCCGCAACCACCAAGAGTGTATTTCTCTTCAATGGTTAAAACTTGAGCAATTTAAGCTTCATTAATCTGGAACAAATGAATGTGGGGTAGTTGTTAAGCAATAATTATTCCTTGGCCAATTGAGAGTCACGAGCTATTTCTGCAATTGATACAGAAACACTGTGAGGGATTTTATTACTATATATTGAAAGACGTAATACTCACAATAACAGCTATACCTAATACATTAAGTCAGGCATATGCTATTTTTTGTAGTGCTGCTGTACTTCCGGATCTCTCTGCCAGCACTACATTCATCATAAATGTTTAAGTTGGTAGAGAGGCATAGACTACTTCCTATCTATGCAGTCCAAGATATATCGCTATAATCTAGTCTAATATACACTAGATACAGTAAAGATAAGCCCCACTAAACATTATTACACGTGCGGTAAATCGTGTAAGTAAATAATGGCATAACTAAAATATGCAATTAAAGTAAAAACTGCTTCAGGCAACATATAAAAGACCTGTGTGCAAAGAACTGAACCCTTTGATAAATTGGGTAACCATAAGGACATGAGATGATCCTAAGACACAAGTAATCAACTTAAGAACGTAAGGTAAATATTATCATGCCAATTAAGAGCATTCCACCAGATGCTAGATTCATAATACCGTATTTAGCCAACATCTTAATGCCTTGAACTAAAGCTGTCATTCCAAAAAATGACTGAAATACTACTGTCCAATCTCATGGCTCATTACTAGGATTAGATGATTCAGGAATCCAAACTATATGCAATAGGTACATTCACAAAAAATGCAAATTACCAACTTAAAAGCTTAACCAATACTCCTGAAGCGCGGCCCCTACGATTGCCATTATTCCCGACACAGATATGCGCGATCATACGTTCATACATATTAGTAAAAATATTACGCAATATAGATATAAAGTGGAAGGCATGATCATTGATCATCCTAACCCAAGTAAAGCACATATAATACTAATCCTAATGGGGTATCAAATACATAAACTAATATTGAAGCGATAGCAAAAACTAAAAGTCCTCAAAGTAATAATCTTTTACAACCAAATCTATCTCCTAGTGCACCTACAGTAATTAGAAGATCTGATAATACTATTGTATATGCATTGATTATCCATAATTGTTGTAAATTAGGGTTTTAAATCAAGAATTATAGTAGGCATAACAGCATGCAAGATAAAAGTAAGCATATGCTTAAAATAATTTAAATATACCATTATATAAGCATAAGTAGGCGAATCCAAATCAATTGACTATAACACAAGTAAATTGTTATGGAAGTCAAGATTTAATCTTACAAGCATAATAAAATAAAATTTGATTTTTTTTCTCAAGCTTATATTTTAATTGATAAGTTTATAATATGGGAATTTATGTCAAATACAGATAAAGAAAGAGCAATTGCCGCAGCACTCGCACAAATCGAAAAAAGCTACGGTAAAGGTTCAGTAATGAAACTAGGTCAGCGTCCAAATATTGATATAGAAGCTGTATCGACTGGCTCACTTGGGCTAGATATGGCTCTTGGAATCGGCGGCGTTCCCAAAGGTAGAATCATTGAGATTTTTGGTCCTGAAAGCTCAGGTAAAACTACTCTAACATTGCATCTAATTGCCGAAGCACAGAAAAAAGGTGGCACATGTGCTTTTATTGATGCCGAGCATGCTCTGGATCCTGCTTATGCTAAAAAATTAGGCGTAAATATTGATGAACTTATTATTTCACAGCCCGATACAGGTGAACAAGCCTTAGAAATTACTGATACTTTAATCCGTTCAGGCGGTATTGACATGGTAATAATAGATAGTGTCGCCGCTTTAGTACCTAAATCAGAAATTGAAGGAGAAATGGGTGATGCACAAATGGCATCTCAAGCAAGATTAATGAGCCAGGCTTTGCGTAAGCTTACCGCTTCAATTTCCCGTACTAACTGTATTGCCGTTTTCATCAACCAAATCAGAATGAAAATAGGAGTAATGTTTGGTAGCCCTGAAACTACAACAGGCGGTAATGCCTTAAAATTCTATGCTTCAGTTAGAATAGACATAAGAAGAATCGGTTCTATTAAAGATAAAGAAGAAGTAATAGGTAGCCAAACTAAAGTAAAAGTAGTTAAAAACAAAGTATCACCTCCATTTAAAACTGCAGATTTTGATATAATGTACGGCTCAGGTATTTCAAAAGAAGGTGAAATAATCGATCTTGGAGTTAAGCTTGATATTGTTGAGAAATCCGGTTCGTGGTTTTCCTATAATAACGTACGCATCGGTCAAGGTCGTGAAAACGTCAAACAATATTTAAAAGAACATCCACAAATTGCCAACGAAATTGAGAAAATAATACGTGAAAAATCATCAAAAATTACTAATATGAATCTTGATCAAATGGAGGAAGAAAATGATTGATTTAACAGGCAAAACTTCTTTAATTACAGGAGCTTCAGGAGGTATAGGCGGAGCTATAGCGAGGTTACTACACAAACTCGGAAGCCATGTAATTATTAGTGGTAGTAATGAGGCAAAATTAAAATCCCTTGGAAATGTTTTAAAAGATCATTATACAATAGAAATATGCAACCTTGCAAATAAGGAAGAATGCAGCAATTTAATATCTAAAACATCAAAGCTAGATATTTTAGTATGTAATGCTGGTATTACTAGCGATATGCTAGCCATTAGAATGAAAAATGAAGATTTTGACAAAGTTATTGATATTAATTTAAAAGCAAATTTTATTTTAAATCGTGAAGCAATAAAAAAAATGATGCAAAACAGGTATGGACGCATTATCAACATATCTTCAATAGTAGGGGTTTCAGGCAACCCTGGGCAAGCTAATTATTGTGCTGCTAAAGCAGGTTTAATCGGTATGACCAAATCACTCTCTTATGAAGTTGCAACCAGAGGTATTACGGTTAATGCAGTAGCTCCAGGATTTATTAAGTCTGATATGACCGATAAACTGAACGAAAAACAAAAAGAAATGATAGTACAGAAAATTCCGCTAGGTACTTACGGTATGCCGGAAGATGTGGCAAACACAGTCGCATTTTTAGCAAGCGATCAATCATCATATATTACCGGTCAAACTATACATGTAAACGGTGGTATGTTAATGGTATAAAAATTAATAAGATTATTTTGTGCTAGCATAAAATAATTTTTTGTGCTAGAAGTTTTTGTAAAGATAAAATACTATGAATGTTTTAAATAAATATTCATATACAGTAAGAATAAAGCCTAATAGCTGAATAATCGTTACAGCTATACACTTAAATGATTTATGGAGTTTAAAATTATGAGTACAACGGACAAGATCGAGCAGAAAGTTATTGAAATGGTTGCTGAAAAGCTAAATAAAGATAAATCGATAATCACTACGGATTCAAGATTTATAGAAGATTTGAAAGCTGATAGCCTCGATACCGTAGAGTTAATGATGGCAATAGAAGTGGAATACGGTATTGATATACCTGATGATGAAGCAACTAAAATTAAAACTGTATCCGATGTTATACAATATATCAAAGAACGTCAATCTTAATCTGCATAAATTAAATCCCTATATAGATAATTTAAAATGTCGAATCAAAGAGTAAATAAAAGAGTAGTGATTACCGGACTTGGACTTGTTACTCCTGTTGGACTTAATGTTAGTACATCTTGGAAAAATATTGTAAATGGGGTAAGCGGTATAAAAACTATTACGGAATTTGACACTTCTAAACTTGCGTGTAAAATTGCCGGCTTTATAGATAACTCTGAGAAAGATGGTTTTAAACTTGAAAATTTCATACAGGATAATGACGTTAATAGACTAAGTAAAATGGATAAATTTATCCATTACGGAGTAGCAGCCGCAACCGAAGCAGTTGAAGATAGTGGCTGGTTACCCGAAGATGAAAAATCTCGTGATAGAACCGGTGTGGTATTAGGTTCAGGAATCGGCGGACTTAAAATGATCGAAGATACCTCTATCAAATTTTATCAAGAAAATAACGGCAAAGTTAGTCCATTCTTTATTCCAGCTTCATTAATTAATCTTTTATCGGGTCTTGTTTCTATAAAATATGGTTTTAGTGGCCCGAACCAAGCAGCAGTAACAGCTTGCTCTACAGGAGCACATGCTATAGGCGATGCTATGCGTATGATAAAACACGGCTATGTAGACGTTATGGTCGCAGGCGGTGCAGAAGCTCCCATTACACCTGTTGGAGTTGCAGGTTTCGTCGCAGCTAGAGCTCTTTGTACTAAATATAACGATAATCCTGAAAAAGCATCAAGACCCTGGGATAAAGATCGCAGCGGCTTTGTTATGGGTGAAGGAGCAGGCGTTGTAGTTTTAGAAGAATATGAACATGCCGTAAATCGTGGGGCTAAAATTTACGGTGAAGTTATAGGATACGGTTCGACGGGTGATGCATATCATATGACAGCTCCACATCCTGAAGGTAGAGGAGCTTATAGAGCAATGAGAGACGCAATGCTAGATGCAGTTATCACTCCTGATATGATTGATTATATTAATGCACACGGTACTTCTACTAACCTTGGTGATGCAATTGAATTAAACGCTGTTCAAAAATTATTTTTAGAAGTTAATCCAAAAATTTTAATGTCTTCTACTAAATCATCAATAGGACATTTGCTTGGTGCAGCAGGAAGTGTTGAGTTTATCTTTTCAGCTCTTGCAATTAGAGATCAGATTGCACCACCAACCTTAAACTTAGAAAAACCTATGGATGAGGTTAAAATAGATTTAGTACAATTAAAAGCTAGAGACACTAAAATAGACTATGTACTGTCTAATTCTTTCGGCTTTGGCGGTACTAATGCTAGTTTAGTGATTAAGAAGATTTAGTCTAAATCATTTTCATACTGTGGCCCATCTCTACAGTATCCATAAAAACAAATTTATAATGTGCATTTATATTTTTACTGAATCCCGCGATTAAGTCGCAGCATGAAAATTATCCTTCATGACCCCAATTTATTACATTAAAAATGGTAATTTAAGTTTTGCAGATAAAATAATTTTATCTGATTTAGAGCTTTGTTTGTACAAAGGCGATAAGATTTTGTCTTATAGGTCGTATAACAGCTACGGAAAATCAAGCTTAATGAAAGTAATATCAGGTGATTATGAACTAGATAATGGCCGACTATTTCAAGATCCTTTAGTTACAACCGGTTATTTAAAACAAGATATTTCTATAAAAACTAATCTAAATGTTTATGATTTTGTCTTACAACAAACAGATAGTACAAAAAAAAATAGATAAATACCAAATCGATATAATCATAGAAAAATTACAAATTAGCGAAGTGGATAACTTATCCACCTATTCAGGTGGTCAACTTAGAAGAGCAAGCCTTGCTAAAACTCTAATATTAGAGCCGGGAATATTATTACTAGATGAAACGACCAACCATCTAGATATTCGAACAATCGAGTGGCTAGAAGAATTTGTTAAATCTTATAATGGTGCTATTATTTGCATTAGTCATGATAGGAACATTCGTCTCAAATGTTACTAATAAAATCTGGTGGCTTGATCGTAGGACTTTGCGTAAATCCGATAAAGGATTTAAATTTTTTGATGAATGGCAAACAACTAGATGTAAACGAAATCAAAAAAGGCTTGCGGAGTTGAAAGCCGAGCTATAACACAAGAACAGACTGAAAAACTAGCTCGTTCAACACAAAGAGTGAGGACGGAAAAGTAAATTCATTATTGAAGCAGATAATATTACTTTTAGTTATAAAAATACTAAAATTATTGATAATTTTAGCTTTCGTGTAAACAAAGGTGAGAAAATCGGCATAATCGGTACAAACGGTTCATGTAAATCTACCTTTATTAAATTACTTACAAAGCAGCTTACACCTGATTTAGGTAAAATTACATATGGCGGTAATTTAGATATTTCATATTTTGATCAACATAGAGAAAAACTAAACCTTAATCATACATTACAACAAACTTTATATTATCCTACAGGCGGTGATCAAGTATTTTTTCCAAACGGTAAAACTATGCATGTTGCCGGTTATTTAAAATAATTCATGTTTAATCCTAAACTACTTAATATAAAAACTGCTATTTTATCAGGCGGTGAAGCTAATAGGTTATTACTGGTAAAAATTTTAATAAATCCAGATAATTCATATTAGATGAACCAACCAATGACCTCGATATGGATCGTCTAGAAATTTTACTAGATATACTTCAGATTATTCAGGCACTTTAATCATAGTTAGCCATGATCGTGACTTTTTAGATAGGTTAGTTACTAGAACTTTAGTGTTCGCTCAAGGTAAATTCATGATCTAACAGGAGGTTATAAAGATAATAAGCAGTATTTTACTACGTCTTCTATAACTAAAAAAGCTTCAAAAGCACTACAATCAACTTCTCAAAAAGACCATCCTAATAAAAAATTATCTTACAAATATCAGCGTTTGCTTGAAACATTATCAAATGATATTGAAAAATTAGAAATATCAATAAAAAGCTTAGAAACAGAACTTGAAAATGTTAATTTATATTTAGATAATCCTCAAAAATATAATCATATTACTAGCCAATTAATTAATGATCAAAAGACACTAGACGAGTTATTAAATCAGTGGCTAGAAATACAAAATTAATTTTTATTAAAATTTTCTTGACTTAATTATTAACTTTTGTTAACGTTTCTTAGTGTTAATATTAAAGATGATTGGCATGGATGTCTGATATAACAGCTACATTAAAATATAAATTCAATAATTTAAAAGAGTATCTTAAAAACTCTTATTCTCGCTCTCAAATAGAAGCAATTCTAGTAGAATTAAGTAGTTTGCAAAGCGAAGCAGCTTCATATGGCTTGAATTTTGATATATTAAATCTTAAAGAAAATGCTGAAGCTAAGATCAAAAATTTTGAATTAGAACAAAATATTGATAAAATTCAAACTCAAGAAGAAGAATTTCTAAAATCACAAAGAGCAATAAAACTTGCCAAAGCAGAAAGAGAAATCGTACAAAGAATTGCTGCACTTAATAATTTGCATAATGAATTTATAAAAGATATTACTAAAGATACTAAAAGAATTGAAGAAAGTAATAAACGTTTAGATAAGATCATAAATAAACTGGAAAAAGAAAACATTATTGATCATGAAGAGTTAAATCGGGCAATATTAACTCATGAAGAAATATTTAAACTAAATCAAGAACATAAAGTATTAAATCAAAACCATAAAAAAATAACTGAAGAACATAAACAAGCATATAAAGAATTAAATGAATTAAATTCAGCAATAACAAATTTAACACAACAATTGCAAGAAAAAGGCTTAGCACCGGAAAAAGTGAAAGAATTAAAAGGAGAATTAGAATTCTACCAAGAAATGCTAAAAATATATAAGCCATATGTAGAACAGATTGAAAATAGTAAAAAAATATTAGATCAAGCAATCATTAAACGTGAAAAAGAACAAAAAATAAATAAAGAGAAAATAAAGAAATTAGGAAGTGATATTAAAGAGTGTTATAAAAAAGAACCAGCAAAATATTTAGAAGCATATGAAAAATATGTAGCTCTAAAAAATCAGTGTAAAGCAATTGAGACAAATGGCGTTGTAAAGAATATAGAACATCATAATAAAGTAATAAATAAAATTAATGCGGACAAAACTAAATCTTTAGCTAATAAAATAAGAGAACAAATTCAAGTAAAAGATACTAATATTGGGAGTTTATCTCCTTCTCGTACTCCTAATAATCCTACAAATAATAAAACGAGAGGAATTTAACTAAGTAATATTATTATTATGTCTAAACTTAAAAATTTAACTCCTGAACAAAGAAAAGCAATTTTAGAAGCTGCAAAAGTAAAAGTTGAACAAGAACAGCAACAACATAACGAAAGATTTCAAGAAGCTATACAAGCAAGTAGTCAAATCCACCAATATAATCAAGATTTAGCTAATGTTGTGGATAATGCTTATAAGACACAAGATACCAAACTTGCTGGTAAAGGTTCTAAAAGCGTGTGTGAAATTTTGTAGGGATAGCTATCTCTTTCTAAAAATGTTTTTATTCTGACGCCATAAAATAATGTCTGAGTGTCCATTTCAGGTAATGTAAATGGCGTCATTTCAATATAACCTATTCTATCTTTGCTAGTGTTTCAGAACCTGGTTTTATGAAGTCTCTTGATACACTATACCCAGTACCAAAATTTAATATCATTCGTATCAACAAGAACTCTTAAAATAGGAAATATATTTTGTTTTTTATACTGGATTTCATCAATAATAGCACATTCCTTTTAAATCAGACACAGCAAACATCAGTGCATTTAATCTTGCTAAATCTAAAGGATTTTCTCTAAAATATTTATTTTAGGAATATTATGATGTTTAAAAAGAGTAGTTTTTCGCACTATCTTGGTCCTAACAAGACACAAACTTTATGAGTTTTAACATACTGTGTTAAAGACAGAAATAC contains:
- the mnmE gene encoding tRNA uridine-5-carboxymethylaminomethyl(34) synthesis GTPase MnmE, with product METIFAQSSAFGKAGVAVFRISGPKSLEVLQLLTGRKDFKSRLMYYQQITFPESGELIDNAMVVYFKSPGSFTGEDVAEIYTHGSKAISIMLINALLNIPNIRLAEAGEFTKRAFLNNKFDLTAAEGIADLINAETIMQHRQAIRQAGGALEELYNNWREQLLQIISLLEAYIDFPDEDIPDSILNKVNNTHTNLINEISNYLNDNRRGELLNSGLKLAIIGPPNAGKSSLLNFLMQRDIAIVSNIAGTTRDIIEGHLDIGGYPIILQDTAGIREESSDIIEQEGIKRAINSAKTADIKIIMFDAEKLDSSINEGIIDLIDENTIIIINKIDLIEPSKIFLIEDKYKCLRVSIKNNIALNDILKNIENIAENMAGFTETPYITNQRHRHYLKQGLTYLKNFTLDNDLVLATEDIRMTVRCIGTITGVINVNEILGEIFKNFCIGK
- a CDS encoding DUF5460 family protein encodes the protein MAPVLNINLKCFMPIFTNEMVSSLPGNTKHIIYKLGNTILSSVYNTVAGSFTNGYLVEHIKCNWAGIFNHLAKVHNDLSVVTQQCTEIKIPIKSIVTYGNSTSVILEEGKHLLQNVSLVELKECTTTEGEAILQEHNTKMLVNNLRDILNHLEITLNNAQAVGENIFNLLNIPVKFTTDNLKIILEDFNITLDDISPREVGKNILDLINKPFTEATTPTTTTASPNDDTNGNESWGYVIGAVGFIAASLMLAKYGWDWYKERTNNKEFAQLEYGNLKYQILNSNKDILDTIFKIKDLDDIIKMLDKLENTDWCTRINNKSIITLTSQDYDLVGLKTTMENLNQEFKNLNSLDKIFSNICSLGKILNNIYSFIKPSVNNCLTNNPIIPYKITIKTFEEILQSIRNLENNKISIKEQFPLYEDSFQQLFSMLPIENTYAEYTHEDTFLIGESSSGV
- the recA gene encoding recombinase RecA is translated as MSNTDKERAIAAALAQIEKSYGKGSVMKLGQRPNIDIEAVSTGSLGLDMALGIGGVPKGRIIEIFGPESSGKTTLTLHLIAEAQKKGGTCAFIDAEHALDPAYAKKLGVNIDELIISQPDTGEQALEITDTLIRSGGIDMVIIDSVAALVPKSEIEGEMGDAQMASQARLMSQALRKLTASISRTNCIAVFINQIRMKIGVMFGSPETTTGGNALKFYASVRIDIRRIGSIKDKEEVIGSQTKVKVVKNKVSPPFKTADFDIMYGSGISKEGEIIDLGVKLDIVEKSGSWFSYNNVRIGQGRENVKQYLKEHPQIANEIEKIIREKSSKITNMNLDQMEEEND
- the fabG gene encoding 3-oxoacyl-ACP reductase FabG — its product is MIDLTGKTSLITGASGGIGGAIARLLHKLGSHVIISGSNEAKLKSLGNVLKDHYTIEICNLANKEECSNLISKTSKLDILVCNAGITSDMLAIRMKNEDFDKVIDINLKANFILNREAIKKMMQNRYGRIINISSIVGVSGNPGQANYCAAKAGLIGMTKSLSYEVATRGITVNAVAPGFIKSDMTDKLNEKQKEMIVQKIPLGTYGMPEDVANTVAFLASDQSSYITGQTIHVNGGMLMV
- the acpP gene encoding acyl carrier protein — encoded protein: MEFKIMSTTDKIEQKVIEMVAEKLNKDKSIITTDSRFIEDLKADSLDTVELMMAIEVEYGIDIPDDEATKIKTVSDVIQYIKERQS
- the fabF gene encoding beta-ketoacyl-ACP synthase II, encoding MSNQRVNKRVVITGLGLVTPVGLNVSTSWKNIVNGVSGIKTITEFDTSKLACKIAGFIDNSEKDGFKLENFIQDNDVNRLSKMDKFIHYGVAAATEAVEDSGWLPEDEKSRDRTGVVLGSGIGGLKMIEDTSIKFYQENNGKVSPFFIPASLINLLSGLVSIKYGFSGPNQAAVTACSTGAHAIGDAMRMIKHGYVDVMVAGGAEAPITPVGVAGFVAARALCTKYNDNPEKASRPWDKDRSGFVMGEGAGVVVLEEYEHAVNRGAKIYGEVIGYGSTGDAYHMTAPHPEGRGAYRAMRDAMLDAVITPDMIDYINAHGTSTNLGDAIELNAVQKLFLEVNPKILMSSTKSSIGHLLGAAGSVEFIFSALAIRDQIAPPTLNLEKPMDEVKIDLVQLKARDTKIDYVLSNSFGFGGTNASLVIKKI